Genomic segment of Nostoc commune NIES-4072:
TCTTGCTCTAACCTAGAGGCGACGGCTTCATTTGTTGTCGGTGTTACCTCTAATCCTAGTTCCGCCGCGATGCGTCTAGTTGAGACTTGGGAGTTGAAATAATCATAGGAATCATTAACTAAGCTGCCATCTAACCGAATCCGGGAGGTGATTATATGCAGGTGTTCGTGGTTGCGATCGTGGTGGCGTACTGCAACGAACTGACTCGTAGCTGCTACAGATGATTCTTCCTTGGGCAAGTATCCCATATCTTTGAGATATTCCCTTGCTACATAACTGTACTGACTGTCCGACAAATGCTCGTGGTAGTTAGGGCGGTGTGCTATCGAGATAATGAGGTGGGCACACTGCCGTTTAACTGCTTTTTTGGTGTATTTGGTACTGAGGAACTGCTGGTTAAATTCATCTGGCTTTGTTCCCATCATATTAGTATCGACAATCGCAGCATCATCTTTCCCCAAGACATACTTGAGCGTGTCGAGAAAATTCGGTTTTTTATAAATGACGGGAATCAAATTGAGGGAGTTTAAAGTGGATATATAGAACCTGTAATGCCTTATTTATCTTGGCTTAAGGCTGATTTATCTGGAACGTCTAGGTTAAATGCAGCAGCTATGGTCTGATCTACGAGTGCGATCGCATTATTGACAGTATCCAAAATTTCCTGGTTGTTTGTTTCCTTTGCTAAATGAGATAACATCATCAGTTCGCTTTTGAGGTTTCCAGCAGTAGCGCGGATAGTTATCAAGTCGGCAGGCGGTTTTGCCGTTAGTACCCGCCTTAACCCACAGGAACGTAAATACTCAGATGCAGTTACCCCTGTGGCGATCGCTTTTTCCTCAATGGTAGTTTTCTCTTGCTCAAAGAGGTATACCTTGATAGATTTAGTTCGCTTTATGGAGTTACTTACCATACCTTGTTTCACTGCGGGACTGAGTGGCATAGTTAGAGACTGCACTGAGGGAGTTGGGGATAACCGGAAATCTGACAACAGTGTATGGTCTCAATTGCGGACAATATCGCTGCTACTTTTGGTATAAACTATACTTGATTTAGATGCCGCCAGTGAGAGTACTGTAACTTGTGATAATACAAGGTAATATCTTATGGTTCGTCTTGTAACTGACACTGAAGCCGTAAACCTTGTTTTTAATGATGCAATTGTTGGGTTGTAGAGATTGTATGGTTATGTCGCCAGCGTGCGATCGCGTAGTGGGTGCTATCCATTATCGTGAATTAAATTATACGTAATTACAATTATTTATAGGTATTATTTTTCAATCTGTTTATTTATCAAACAGTAGATATATTACAAAGGTAGCATTTTGTGCTACAAAATAAAACGATTGGTATTAAAGGACTGTCAATTAATCTAGTTTATTGATAATAACCTTAGTGATAAAATGACCCTACTAAACATACCTTGTTTTAGTTACAGGACTGTACGGCGACAGCAATAGTCTGTTGTGGAGTGCAACTGTAGTAAATCAGATACAGAGCGGATTGTGGGGTTCTATCCTAAGTTGATTAACTTCGACGTAATGCTGAAATAATTGGGTTAATTTGCCCTCAGAATACCTCAATTATGGGGATTGTTAGAGTTTATTTTTCAGTTAATTATTTATTTTGATTGACAAAAATCAAACCCAATTTCACTTAATTGGGGTAATTAGTGTGTCAATTGGGGTAGTTAGGAGTAAATACGGGGGTGAGTTCTCCTGCCGTATGGTTAAAGTATGAGTATTGACAAATAGCTTACTGAGAAGCTTGATTTGCACGTTAGATAGAAGAGAAGTTATGGCAAGAGCGAGTAAGCCAGCTGATTCGGTTGAGTTGGCGCGTATCATGCGGAATAAAGATATGGAGGACGGTATAGTAATTAGCTATCTCCAGTCGAAGAAGCGAGGGCAAACTGAGTTAGTATGTGAGGCGCTGCGGGCGTATTACTTACCGTTTGCGCTATCTGCTGCGGGGGTATCTGGTGTTGAATTGCAGTCAGCCCTTCATGATGCGATCGCGCAACTGGAAGTTCAGATAATTAAGATGAAACGGATGTTTGGGATGGAGGGGTTGCCCCAGATAGTTCTTGTTAATCCTCATAGTGGAGTTTTCTCGCAAGGTGCAACTGGGTTACAACCAACAGTTGGAACTAATGGCGTGGAAATAGCTCCTATTTCAGCTAATTCGGTTCCCCCTTCAGTTTCTTTTTTTGATTCCACTGGGCCAAGTCCTGTGTCGTTAACTGTTGCGACAGAACCAGTCGGCTCAAATGTTTTGGAAGAAGATTCCGAAGATGATGGGTTCTTTAATGATGAGGAGGATGACCCAATTGCTAAGGCAGAAATAGAAGTTGATGCGGGATTTCGTCTGGAGTGAGGGGATTATGAGGATATGGGTGGTTAGATATTTGAGAAAAGCATACTCTCTCTGCCTTCGGTTGTGATACTTGCGTAAGTCCTGCCCTTGTCCTGTTTGTCGTTGTGGGCAATATCTCCTGGAGTGCGATCGCGCAGGCGCTGTTACCAGTAAGTGCTTTGCACCACTACACTGGGCGCATTTAGAAGGAGTTTTCGCTCAAGCACCTGCACTGCATTCCTCAAAGTTTCTATGAAACCATTTCAGCCATACATTTGGTCAAAGCCTTTGGTCGAGGGCTTCAATAGTATTTGACGGAACTGGAAAGGCGATCGCATTCTAGTTTTAGAGGTGCGATCGCCTAGAATAATCACTTCATATATCTCATCTGTAAAAGCTGCGATCAAAAATTTGACAGCAAAGCAAATGTGTAATTAACCCCATTTGACATACCTTGTTATCGCCCAGGACTACACAATTGCGATACTTTTTACTGGGGTAATTGCGGGGATAGTTGAGGTAATACGGGGTGTGATCATAACAATCGCATTGTTTGAACTACAGCTAAAAAGGTAATTTTATTTAATAATTCAACTTTTCGTTGATACAGAATTTG
This window contains:
- a CDS encoding plasmid mobilization protein, with translation MPLSPAVKQGMVSNSIKRTKSIKVYLFEQEKTTIEEKAIATGVTASEYLRSCGLRRVLTAKPPADLITIRATAGNLKSELMMLSHLAKETNNQEILDTVNNAIALVDQTIAAAFNLDVPDKSALSQDK